The Salvia splendens isolate huo1 chromosome 20, SspV2, whole genome shotgun sequence nucleotide sequence taatacataTCCAGTTCGGTAAAATCATGGCATTCAAAGTAGTATGGTATCCATTTCTCTCGAAATCTTTCAGCAATATTGAAACACATAACGAGCTGAAGAAGCAACTACATAAGAAAAACCTAAACACTAATATTGTGGAGTGAAGAAATCCAACATATTTGATAGTATCACAGAGAAATTCCAGTCTACCGATTAATTCTCCGAGAATTTATTCTAAAAAATGCAGCAAAAGATAAATAACACGCCGTGAACTAAAACAGAACGCATTCTTAGATTACGCACCGGTGATTGAAGAGcgagaaaaacaaaagaaagagcTGGAACTATGATTTAGCTTCGTTTCCTGGGTTTTTGTGGATGACACTAGAAAGAGGGAAATCCGATGTGACTTGTCAATTGCGAGAGAGAAGAGATTTTGTAActaatttcttttaaataatTGGGCTTAACTGTAATTGGAATTGGGCTCTACAAATAATAATTGAGTTATTATTGTGCTTCTCCCATCCCTTTTAAATtgctttgtttatttatttaggtAGTGTTCGGTTtactagataaaatagtactaagATACTAGGAtagagttgtgagattattttagttatatgaggttagctatgactaattatctcattattatccatctaggaaTGAATTGTGGTATTGAATCTCattaaccaaacacactacatatttaatctcggGATACAATTTTACAAACCGAACATTAGCGTCAGTAAATACTGATTTTAAGCGTTAAGTCagtaagagtgtccacagtgggggagccgcggccagcggctcggtgcgcggcccccTACTGCAGAGAGCAAAGAGACGCGGCTGAGGGCCGAGAgagagccgcggccctccactgCAGCGGGCCACGTTTCGCGGCTGGACcgcgatatatatatatatatatatatatatatatattttaaatttttgaaaattattttataaatattacttccatttccattttttccactCCATTTTACACTTCCAATCCCCAATTCAAACACCACTCTTTCCAATCTTTCCAATTTATTTCAATTCAACTTTTGAAttatggattccgacgatgaacagTTCCAAGAAGTGgtagatctggagttccaaattattttattttaattaaaattataaatataataaattgtagtctaataaaatttattgaacttaaattaaaaatatctttTAAAAAGgcaatcaaattatttttttttagagagccacatttcgtggccatctttgtttttgtttagttttgttgtttttgtttagtTTTGTTAATTTACCATTGCGGAGGGCCATAAGAGAGCCACAAATGATGACCGGGCCAACtttggtggccttcaagggccaccattgtggacactctaatacAAACCTTATTACTTAAGAGTTAAGACTATAAAATACTATGTTGAGTACACaaggaaaaaataatactatcaaTTATTATTAAACTTATAGCATATTTATGTAATTGGTTGGCTTAAAAACATCTTGTGACAAAATGTGAATAATAAAGTATAATCATTGGTTATATGTTATGAATAATACAAAGTCAATATTTTAGGTACTAAAATGGCCAAGATAATacagggagtagtattttaggTCAGTATGAAAGCCAAAAAGAAAGACAGTAAAATGAGAGACAAAATAATCTGTTGGCGCTCATAAATATATTTGGAAACATATCAAAAgtcaaaatatttaaatatatttggaaacatatcaaaagtcaaaatattggCAATGTACAAGTGCAAcaattactatatatttttagaaaaaaaaagtactaataaACAACTACTTTAGTTAGAGCAGCTACAAATTCACATTTCAACAATCCACCATTAAGATGTACAAGATCATCTCCAACAATGTCTCGTAACAGCCATACCACGTCCTACCGCTTCTTCTTTCCACCCTTTCCATATTTAGAACCGACGGCAGCAGACGTGGCGGGCTCCTGTTTCTTCGTCCGACCCGGATGTCGGCGAACCAGCTCGGCAACGTGAAGCTTTAGTTGCTTCCCTACAACACATCAAATGACTGATTTAGCAAGTCAAGGACTGAGCAGATCAAGGTAGCAATGCAAGTAATCAATCACCCAGAAATAAACACACTCATTGACAACATAATTCGAGGCATTAATTCGAAATTCCACTAGATGGAAACCTAAGGCAAGTACTCCGCACAACAGTGGTTGAATACGCACACGAGCAAGAACAAACACCAATCATCTATTCATAAAGGGGAGAAACTGCTTTTGCATTTAAATCGCTttaaaattgtgttgaaaacTTGAAATAGCTGTGGTTGATTAAGAATTTTCACAGCAACTACTTTGGATTATGAAGAAAATTGGTTTGTCAATTTCACTAACTCAATCAAGCACCAGTCAGTCATGggtaaaataatactccaaacACGCAACTACATATTCCAAATGAAAACAGGTAGCCACATAAACCTCAAAAAAGTAATTCATCGTTAGAGCTAGATAAACATTACAATCCCTGTAAACATGTCTAGCATCCTTTTCATTGTCTGCCTGAGACAAGCACTATCAGCAAGAGTTTTCTGTCTCAAAAGCAACTGAACACAATCAACCCTGCTGTGCTGAGCACACACATGATCAGTGAGCTAGCGACACGCTAAATTCCCCGTGAATGGTAATGAAGTATATCATAGACCTCTACCATGCTATCATTAATCACTGACAAATGAACTCGAAATCTAAAAGAGACAGCCATACCAAATCCATATTAGACAGAAAACACGAGATTGCTGCAAACACACAGCATACTGAAGGGGCTACTTACTCGAAGAAATAGCTGGATTGTAGAAGCTCCCGTCTTCCTTTTTCAACATCACTCACTCTACCTCTTTGCATAAAATCTCGAGGGTATGCCTTCTCACTCCAATGTGAAAATAAAATCCATTTAAACCATCTCGAAACCAATCCAATTTAAATCCCAATACAACAGCCTAAACATATCAAGATACCTCAATCACACGGGGAATTTTCAAGTGAGCACAGCAATCATAAACCTCGGTGCATGTAGGATTTTCACATGCTTTGCTGGCATTGATTCTCCGTCCCTCGGCTAGGGTTTTTTTCGAATTTATGTAAATTGGGTACACGATCACCCATTTCTTTATATTCGACAAATCGACATCCATAATGTTGccataaaataaatgaaagtaAATCAATTCAATATACCCATTACAATTTTGTATAGATGACAATCCAAACTGATCAACGGCAGTTGCTAAATATAGTATGCCTCTTTGATGTAGGATAAAATGCATGTCGATTCTGAGCTTTTTATATCCCCCATCAAAATCTAAGTAGATTTAAAAAATCGAGTTCTACACAACTGAATAACAGATCAACCAATCAAATCCACGTTCAACGGTTTCTAAATCATCTCAACTATGTGGTGTAAATTGCCAGAAATTTCGACAGCGCGATACTCCACTCAATTATTATTAATCACACCTTATTGATTTAATGTCGCGAGATAGAACGGAAAACGAAAAATTCGAAGATCAAAGAAATAATTTTTTGAAGAATGCAATAATAAAATCGTAGATTGTTCACTGATCGGTCCTTAAAAAACAAGGATAAAATGAATTGGTATTTTACCTCAGGCGGCGGCGCAACGGTGCAATTTGAGAAATCTGGAGAGGAACTCTAAGAAGATTACAGAGAGAATTGGTAGTCTTTTGCGTTGATGGGCCTCGGCCATTTATCTTGAAATCACTCttcttatttttggtaatgaactcactaattagagcatccacaattgATTTCGCCCAtcaatagctcagtcatagcccagccacaaactcctcctgcaaCATTATCAGTACTAAaaatcctcatgccacatcatcacgacaaacaaatagcccagcaatagcctagcaataacactcaaaattatataagttgacaatcacataaaaatacggaattaaattgacaacacagatacgggaaaatccaataattttatttaaatttaaaaaaaagtacatttaaaaaaattacataataaaaaaaaaactaacgtcgtgcagtcctccgcgcccacaactcttcaattaaatccttttggagtcgaatatgagcatccgtttggcgcatgtcggcatgtgcttggaggaggtcGGCTTCATCGTGCGGGACCCCAtgtcgtacgttgggggcggctatgtcgtggcttggaccggcttcgttatcgtcgttggcccaactagtcagtcgtacaccttcatcttcgacaatcatgttgtgcatgataatacagacgtacattatatcagctatgcagtcgatatgccacaaacgcgttggacccctaattgccgcccatcgagactgtagcataccaaatgcgcgctccacgtccttgcgcgccgactccaggcgttccgcaaagtaggccttcctctcatccgatgcgcatctgatcgtcttcacaaagacgggccacctagggtatatctcatccgctaagtagtagcccatatcatgctgggtcccgttggcgacaaaactgatggtcggaccgacgccctggcactgctcgttgaaaaggggtgacgagttgaggacgttgaggtcgttgttcgacccggctatcccaaaataagcggtgcgaatgaaaatgacgtgcaaaacgcgtatatatagtgtttcgaaaattaaaaaaaatcgttCGTCGGtgcggagcctgcaatggcggcgagcggacaggcGAGTGCATCGCCAGCGCTCGAggatcggcgtgcgctcgccgatttttcgccgaaatggcgctcgccggttacaatggttcggcgagcgaactggcgagcgccggagatcggctagccggtccactcgccaccattgtggatgctcttattaattcatctcactcatattttattctaaaaCTAGTATCATCCTCGTGCGTTGCACGACCTACGGAATTTTCttcatataaaattgaaaatgtaaattaaataaattatgatcAAAAGTAAAATTATATAAAGTTTTTAAATCACTAATACAATACAAACCAATAACACTAATTATGAAGCAATCTTGATTATGTTAAGTAAttgtattaataataatttaatgtaaattttaaaACACTATAATTGCTCTTGATTATGctattaatattttttggtaatgttgaaaaattaaaatatctttCCATATTGTGTTAtggaattttttaaataatattaaatttttaatcttATACTTATGTTTGAATTAATTACATGGTTCATCAATCCGTTTAATTATTAATCATATAACATTAAATAATTTCACTAATAGAAAAATTGATTAACAATAGAAAATTAATCAacttcattaataaaaaataatactccagaAATGAAGTCGTATTTATCCTCCAGAAATGGAGTATATTAGAATGCAAGCAAGAAATGaagaaatcaataaaaaaaatagcagACTCAAGAATCATTTATGCTCATGTAGCTCTGGCCCACCGCCCATCGACCTCCATCTATCCCCAATAGCCATTATCTTCTCTGCTCATCGTCTCCAACACTTTCATCGTCCTGCATCGACATCA carries:
- the LOC121780646 gene encoding signal recognition particle SEC65 subunit-like, coding for MHFILHQRGILYLATAVDQFGLSSIQNCNGYIELIYFHLFYGNIMDVDLSNIKKWVIVYPIYINSKKTLAEGRRINASKACENPTCTEVYDCCAHLKIPRVIEAYPRDFMQRGRVSDVEKGRRELLQSSYFFEEATKASRCRAGSPTSGSDEETGARHVCCRRF